The genomic stretch GGTAATAATCGGTGCACAGGCTGGTGCTGTAACGGGGTAATAATCAGTACAGGCTGGTGCTGTAACGGGGTAATAATCAGTACAGGCTGGTGCTGTAACGGGGTAATATTCGGTGCACAGGCTGGTGCTGTAACGGGGTAATAATCAGTACAGGCTGGTGCTGTAACGGGGTAATAATCAGTACAGGCTGGTGCTGTAACGGGGTAATAATCGGTGCACAGGCTGGTGCTGTAACGGGGTAATAATCGGTGCACAGGCTGGTGCTGTAACGGGGTAATAATCGGTGCACAGGCTGGTGCTGTAACGGGGTAATAATCGGTGCACAGGCTGGTGCTGTAACGGGGTAATAATCGGTGCACAGGCTGGTGCTGTAACGGGGTAATAATCGGTGCACAGGCTGGTGCTGTAATGGGGTAATAATCACATCGAATCTGTGTTTGTTAATCTCTTCATTCGTAGAGACTTAAATCATTTTGTAAGTTGcactggataaggacgtctgccaaatacaGGGTAAATGTCAGGATGCAGGACCTCCTGTTTGTATTTGATTACAAGAGGTTATCTGTTCATTCCTGGAGTTTATTTCTCAGTAACAGTGTGAGCTGTTAATCTGTGCAGAGCTCTAATTATTaagctgtgtgtctgttactgtgtttgtttgctgCAGAACCCAGCGACTATAACCAGAATCCTGCTCAGTCACTTCAACTGGGACAAAGAGAAGCTCATGGAGAGGCAAGTGATCTCCTCCTCCCTGTTCTGGAGAACTTTAGGATAACACTTTGGTTATCTCATGAtggagactctgtgtgtgtgtgtgtgtgtgtgtgtgtgtgtgtgtgtgtgtgtgtgtgtgtgtgtgtgtgtgtgtgtgagtgagtgaaatcacattttatttctgtagaattttttttttatagtgctAAATCACCAAACGTGTGCAGAACTAGTAAAAGCGCGGTAGTTCACATGATTTATTTAgctgacacaaacacatggtAATGTTTCTCATGCTGTAACAGATTATGGGATAAATGTCAGTAAAGTGTGCCAGTTAGTGACCTGCTTTTTAAACAGTTCATTAGCAGTAGGGGTATTATATTGGAATGATGATTGAAAGAAACAGGCTCATGGATGAATTCATTATtgaaataatcataataacGATGATAATTAGTTGCAGCTGCAGTTGGCTTGTACACCGGTTTGAACTCGGTAATCACAACAATTTTAATTGTGATTGGAGAAGTGCATCGAtatcagtctgttttttttctcctcagatACTTTGATGGGAATCTGGATAAGTTATTCTCTGAGTGTCACGTCATTAACCCCAGTAAGAAGACGAGGACGAGGCCGATGAGTACACGGTCGTCTAATCAGGACATGCACTGCCAGATCTGCTACCTGAACTATCCCTCTTCGGTCAGTAACGTAGCTCAGACGTGACGTTtcagagcagcagcagcttttACAGTTTCTGACTCCTCGCTGCTGTGACGCCTCAGAACGGTGCTGCTCTACTTCTTTCTCGGCTAAATTGGAATTACTTTTAGTTGGTGCACATATTCAATAAAGTCTATGAAAATAACACTTTGTATTCGTCAGCGTCTGTGTGCCGGATGTCGGTCACACTCGCGTCGAAAACGATTCAGAAGCACGGTGTGTGTCATGAGAACATATTGTAACAAATGGCATAGTGAAGACCAAAGAACTGTTTAAACATGTTCGTGCATCATGTGATGCGCAAAGTCTTAAACAGGAATGTAATTAtatatggttttattttaaGAGTACTGTCTGTTTTATTCTCGCCTTCTCTACGACTCGTTGCCAGTTTCatgatttataaatgttattttcttcAGTATTTTACAGGTCTGGAGTGTGGTCACAAATTCTGCATGCAGTGCTGGGGGGATTACCTGACCACCAAAATTATAGAAGAGGGTATGGGTCAGGTAAGTCACCAAAGAGCCTGGGAATAGTTCAGCTCTGATACAAGCTtttagaagatgaatgaagaaGAGAAATCGAaaataatgatgaaaataatgaaaacctCTCTGATTTACACATCTGTGTGATCGTGATATACACATCAtcgtctgttttgtcttgtcttgtatagtccaagctaaagtatagtatagtgttatttatgtctgtacttttgagagtcacagaCAGCCGGAGCAAAATTCCTTTTGTGTGCCGACACACTTGACCAATAAAccggattctgattctgattctgatctggATTCCAGTCATTACAGTTTAATGTGTATGGAATTGTGTGCATACTTCATAGGATAATGATGGCCAATGATTATGAAGTACTTTACACATCCAGCCTCACACTAGCATTTAATAAGCCAGTTACTAATGTTAGCCTCCTGCAGCCCCAGATGTACATCACTCAGTCCTGACGTAGACAGTTAGATCATTACACACTGATATTGTGTCGTCACATTACAGGtgcacattgtgtgttttttcccctacaGACTATCTCATGTCCTGCTCACAACTGTGATATTCTGGTTGATGACAACACTGTAATGTAAGTTCTGCTTCAGTGCTTTTAATGACTTCACTTAGCATATATTATCATTagataatatctctctctcttccccctttctctctttatctctctcctttttctttccctctccctcttgcTCTCCTGCTCCCctgctcttgctctctctccctctttccctctctctctctctccccctttctttctctctctctctgtctctccctcttttgctctctcttaTTCCCTCTCTCTTGCCCTTCTGCTGTCTTGctctcccactctctccctccctctttccctctccgttctcctctcccactctctttctcgctcgctccctctctctcgcgccctctttctctctctcgctcccccccctcctgttatctctctctgcccccccacCCCCTGGTTTGCAGGAGGCTGATCACTGACTCTAAAGTGAAGCTAAAGTACCAACATCTAATCACGAACAGTTTTGTGGAGGTAAGTGTTGTGACCCTGCAGGTCCAGAGTTCTGTGGGTTCGCTCGGGGTTCTCTGGTGTCCTCCTACCTCCCAGAAAACATGGTGGTGTACTGGCTATGAGCAATTGCCTGTAGaactgtgtaaaagtgtgtgtgtgcatggtgtgtagGAGTGTTGTATCTTCTAATGAAGGCTATAACCAGGAGAACACTGGGACTGCAGCCTGCTAcgattttcattttaaagataAACCATGATCATGACTATAAACCCAAGTCAAGATGATTtgattgtcatttcaaccacatatagctCCAGGAccacgttgtctcatgtcaatATGTACTgcttcagctatatatggttgaaatgacaataaaagcttcttgactacATTACTCAGTTTCAGTGACTGATGACTGAAtcctgatgtttgtttttttctcttctctttgcaGTGTAACAGATTATTAAAATGGTGTCCAGCTCCTGACTGTCATCATGTGGTTAAGGTCCAGTATCCAGATGCTAAACCAGTGCGCTGCAAATGTGGGAGACAATTCTGGTAAAATCCCCTGAagcacaacactgaacactggttCATTGCTTTTACTGTCGCCTGGATGTTCTGGATCCGTTTAACATCTTTTacctttcttattatttttcctaTGCAGCTTCAATTGTGGTGAGAACTGGCACGACCCAGTGAAGTGTAAGGTGTGTTGATGTTGAGGTGGTTACTGAGCACTACGAGAGAGACTAAAGAATGCTGTTCTTattgtgcatgtctgtgtgtcttcttCCTGCTAGTGGTTGAGGAAGTGGATTAAGAAGTGTGATGATGACAGTGAAACATCTAACTGGATTGCAGCAAATACCAAGGTATGGACAATGAGGAAGAAAATGAAACGGAATATCTGCACACCTGTCTTCAATCTAAAGACATCATCTAGCTGAGtgatgcgtgcgtgtgtgtgtgtgtgtgtgtgtgtgtgtgtgtgtgtgtgtgtgtgtgtgtgtgtgtgtgtgtaatcaggaGTGTCCCAAGTGCCATGTAACCATTGAAAAGGATGGCGGTTGTAACCACATGGTTTGCCGTAACCAGAACTGTAAGGCTGAGTTCTGTTGGGTGTGTCTGGGTCCTTGGGAGCCACATGGCTCGGCCTGGTGAGTGCACTTCACCCAAATTACTATACACCTATACCCTatacacaccctctctctcattaCAACACAGAGACACGACACATCCTACCACTGAGTCACACTGCAGTAACGTCCGGTGCCATTCCCGAGCTGTGGATCACACACTGACGTGTTCTACACTATGCAGTAACACCACCACGTTACAGCCTTTAAAACCACTCCAGCCCCACAGTGAAGGGAAACTTTTTTTAGTCTTAATTTTCATTCATATTTTGCTCAAAGTATTCTGAGAATCGAATCATAAACAAATTGAATCACGACCAGTGTATAATGTCTGGTCCGTACTGAACAAAGAAGCTGTTAACAACATCTGTCTCTCACCACAGCCGTCTGGTTTTCTGCAGGTACAACTGCAACCGCTACAACGAGGATGACGCAAAGGCAGCCCGAGATGCCCAGGAGGTAGTgtgtattcacacacattttattttaattacagtatCATCAAGGTCATTTTAACAGCTGTCCGACTGTTAGGAAACCTGTAGATCCTGATGATATGACGTGTTCTAAtacgatgatgataatgataatatcTCTATCACCATTCTTAGTGATTGCTCATCCTGAGGTCTGAGCTAATGGATGCTTTTCACACATCATCTCTAATTACTGAAAGTTATTAGAGTAATTTGTAATTTGACTAATTTATAGTGGATATTAtgtttaatagaaataaaaggatactttaaaaaaaactgagagcTGATCTAGTCTCAAAACTCTTGGAAGTACTCATGCACTTATTATAATTCACACACCGCATTAGGTATTAAAGTCAATCATGCAGGACGTCGTCAGAGACGCGTGTGCTCGTTAACTTCCCCAACAGCTGCTCAGGGTGAAGCTTAAACTGAAACAAACAGATTTGTAGATAAGCTATTTTAGTGTCGATTATGAATTTGATGAGTAAATGGTatagtttctgtttctttctgaaatgattttgaatttgaatgatTTTGTCAGGAGTGGCTAGTTTTCTCAGCTTGTCACGTAtgactgtgtctgtctgtgtgtgtgtctgtctgtctgtctgtctgtctgtctgtgtgtctgtctgtgcgtgtgtctgtgtgtctgtctgtctgtctgtgtgcgcgtatctgtctgtctgtgtgtctgtgtgcgcgtgtctgtctgtgtgtgtgtgtctgtctgtctgtctgtgtgtctgtctgtctgtctgtctgtctgtgtgtctgtgcgtgtgtctgtctgtctgtctgtctgtgtgtgtctgtctgtctgtgtgtctgtctgtgtgtgcgcgtgtctgtctgtgtgtgtgcgcgtgtctgtctgtgtgtgtgcgcgtgtctgtctgtgtgtgcgcgtgtctgtctgtctgtgtgcgcgtgtctgtctgtctgtatgcgtgtgtctgtctgtctgtgtgcgtgtgtctgtctgtctgtgtgcgtgtgtctgtgtgcatgtgtctgtgtctgtctgtgtgcgtgtgtgtgtgtctgtgtgcgtgtgtctgtctgtctgtctgtgtgtgtgcgcgtgtctgtctgtgtgtgtgtgcgcgtgtctgtctgtgtgtgtgtgcgcgtgtctgtctgtgtgtgtgtgcgcgtgtctgtctgtgtgtgtgtgcgtgtctgtctgtgtgtgtgtgcgtgtctgtgtgtgtgtgtgcgtgtctgtgtgtgtgtgtgcgtgtctgtgtgtgtgtgtgcgtgtctgtgtgtgtgtgtgcgtgtctgtgtgtgtgtgcgcgtgtctgtctgtgtgtgtgtgtgtgcgcgtgtctgtctgtgtgtgtgtgtgcgcgtgtctgtctgtgtgtgtgtgcgcgtgtctgtctgtgtgtgtgtgcgcgtgtctgtctgtgtgtgtgtgcgcgtgtctgtctgtgtgtgtgtgcgcgtgtctgtctgtgtgtgtgtgcgcgtgtctgtctgtgtgtgtgtgcgcgtgtctgtctgtgtgtgtgtgcgcgtgtctgtctgtgtgtgtgtgcgcgtgtctgtctgtgtgtgtgtgcgcgtgtctgtctgtgtgtgtgtgcgcgtgtctgtctgtgtgtgtgtgcgcgtgtctgtctgtgtgtgtgtgcgcgtgtctgtctgtgtgtgtgtgcgcgtgtctgtctgtgtgtgtgtgcgcgtgtctgtctgtgtgtgtgcgcgtgtctgtctgtgtgtgtgtgcgcgtgtctgtctgtgtgtgtgtgcgtgtctgtgtgtgtgtgtgcgtgtctgtgtgtgtgtgcgcgtgtctgtctgtgtgtgtgtgtgcgcgtgtctgtctgtgtgtgtgtgtgtgcgcgtgtctgtctgtgtgtgtgtgcgcgtgtctgtctgtgtgtgtgtgcgcgtgtctgtctgtgtgtgtgtgtgcgcgtgtctgtctgtgtgtgtgtgtgcgcgtgtctgtctgtgtgtgtgtgcgcgtgtctgtctgtgtgtgtgcgcgtgtctgcctgtctgtctgtgtgcgcgtgtctctctgtctgtctgtatgtctgtctgtgtgtgtgctcctgtctgtgtgtgcgcgtgtctgtctgcgtgtgcccgcgtgtctgcctgtctgtgtgtgtgcgcgtgtctgcctgtctgtctgtgtgcgcgtgtctgtttgtctgtctgtatgtgcgcgtgtgtctgtgtgtgtgcgtgtgtgtgtgtggtccacaGCGGTCCCGTGCAGCCCTGCAGCGTTATCTTTTTTACTGCAATCGCTACATGAATCACATGCAGAGTCTGCGCTTCGAGAACAAGCTGTACGCGCAGGTCAAGCAGAAGATGGAGGAGATGCAGCAGCACAACATGTCGTGGATCGAGGTGCAGTTCCTGAAGAAGGCCGTGGACGTGTTGTGCCAGTGCCGATCCACACTCATGTTCACCTACGTCTTTGCCTTCTACCTCAAGAGGAACAACCAGTCCATAATTTTCGAGGTGTCTGCATGCACTAATGCTCTCCATCAGGCTCCTACATAACAGTGCTGCACTGATGTGGGATTGCAGATGGAACtagaaaatattttgtacaaGTGAGAATTTAGTTAGTTTTGGAATGTAATAATCACTTGTACAAGAAAAGCAAtaccacacgcacacaaataccacacgcacacaaataaataccacactcatataaataaataccacacacacataaataaataccacactcacataaataaataccacaCTCACATAAATAAGTAGTTCATAACACCAAGTAAATAATACCTAgggtttttaaatcatttattgacATTAAATGAGTTTTCATACTGATTGAAAGTCAATATATTTGACTAATTTATAGTGGATATTAtgtttaatagaaataaaaggatactttta from Tachysurus fulvidraco isolate hzauxx_2018 chromosome 2, HZAU_PFXX_2.0, whole genome shotgun sequence encodes the following:
- the arih1l gene encoding E3 ubiquitin-protein ligase arih1l isoform X1; translation: MDSDEGYNYEFDDEEECSEDSAADEDDDALDLGEVELVEPVVAGGDQDGGEDTGGGGGLGAGRDEEDYRYEVLTAEQILQHMVECIREVNEVIQNPATITRILLSHFNWDKEKLMERYFDGNLDKLFSECHVINPSKKTRTRPMSTRSSNQDMHCQICYLNYPSSYFTGLECGHKFCMQCWGDYLTTKIIEEGMGQTISCPAHNCDILVDDNTVMRLITDSKVKLKYQHLITNSFVECNRLLKWCPAPDCHHVVKVQYPDAKPVRCKCGRQFCFNCGENWHDPVKCKWLRKWIKKCDDDSETSNWIAANTKECPKCHVTIEKDGGCNHMVCRNQNCKAEFCWVCLGPWEPHGSACRLVFCRYNCNRYNEDDAKAARDAQEVRSRAALQRYLFYCNRYMNHMQSLRFENKLYAQVKQKMEEMQQHNMSWIEVQFLKKAVDVLCQCRSTLMFTYVFAFYLKRNNQSIIFENNQADLENATEVLSGYLERDISQDSLQDIKQKVQDKYRYCESRRRVLLQHVHEGYEKDLWEYLED
- the arih1l gene encoding E3 ubiquitin-protein ligase arih1l isoform X3; the protein is MDSDEGYNYEFDDEEECSEDSAADEDDDALDLGEVELVEPVVAGGDQDGGEDTGGGGGLGAGRDEEDYRYEVLTAEQILQHMVECIREVNEVIQNPATITRILLSHFNWDKEKLMERYFDGNLDKLFSECHVINPSKKTRTRPMSTRSSNQDMHCQICYLNYPSSYFTGLECGHKFCMQCWGDYLTTKIIEEGMGQTISCPAHNCDILVDDNTVMRLITDSKVKLKYQHLITNSFVECNRLLKWCPAPDCHHVVKVQYPDAKPVRCKCGRQFCFNCGENWHDPVKCKWLRKWIKKCDDDSETSNWIAANTKECPKCHVTIEKDGGCNHMVCRNQNCKAEFCWVCLGPWEPHGSAWYNCNRYNEDDAKAARDAQEVRSRAALQRYLFYCNRYMNHMQSLRFENKLYAQVKQKMEEMQQHNMSWIEVQFLKKAVDVLCQCRSTLMFTYVFAFYLKRNNQSIIFENNQADLENATEVLSGYLERDISQDSLQDIKQKVQDKYRYCESRRRVLLQHVHEGYEKDLWEYLED
- the arih1l gene encoding E3 ubiquitin-protein ligase arih1l isoform X4, which translates into the protein MDSDEGYNYEFDDEEECSEDSAADEDDDALDLGEVELVEPVVAGGDQDGGEDTGGGGGLGAGRDEEDYRYEVLTAEQILQHMVECIREVNEVIQNPATITRILLSHFNWDKEKLMERYFDGNLDKLFSECHVINPSKKTRTRPMSTRSSNQDMHCQICYLNYPSSYFTGLECGHKFCMQCWGDYLTTKIIEEGMGQTISCPAHNCDILVDDNTVMRLITDSKVKLKYQHLITNSFVECNRLLKWCPAPDCHHVVKVQYPDAKPVRCKCGRQFCFNCGENWHDPVKCKWLRKWIKKCDDDSETSNWIAANTKECPKCHVTIEKDGGCNHMVCRNQNCKAEFCWVCLGPWEPHGSAWYNCNRYNEDDAKAARDAQERSRAALQRYLFYCNRYMNHMQSLRFENKLYAQVKQKMEEMQQHNMSWIEVQFLKKAVDVLCQCRSTLMFTYVFAFYLKRNNQSIIFENNQADLENATEVLSGYLERDISQDSLQDIKQKVQDKYRYCESRRRVLLQHVHEGYEKDLWEYLED
- the arih1l gene encoding E3 ubiquitin-protein ligase arih1l isoform X2, whose amino-acid sequence is MDSDEGYNYEFDDEEECSEDSAADEDDDALDLGEVELVEPVVAGGDQDGGEDTGGGGGLGAGRDEEDYRYEVLTAEQILQHMVECIREVNEVIQNPATITRILLSHFNWDKEKLMERYFDGNLDKLFSECHVINPSKKTRTRPMSTRSSNQDMHCQICYLNYPSSYFTGLECGHKFCMQCWGDYLTTKIIEEGMGQTISCPAHNCDILVDDNTVMRLITDSKVKLKYQHLITNSFVECNRLLKWCPAPDCHHVVKVQYPDAKPVRCKCGRQFCFNCGENWHDPVKCKWLRKWIKKCDDDSETSNWIAANTKECPKCHVTIEKDGGCNHMVCRNQNCKAEFCWVCLGPWEPHGSACRLVFCRYNCNRYNEDDAKAARDAQERSRAALQRYLFYCNRYMNHMQSLRFENKLYAQVKQKMEEMQQHNMSWIEVQFLKKAVDVLCQCRSTLMFTYVFAFYLKRNNQSIIFENNQADLENATEVLSGYLERDISQDSLQDIKQKVQDKYRYCESRRRVLLQHVHEGYEKDLWEYLED